Proteins co-encoded in one Arachis hypogaea cultivar Tifrunner chromosome 11, arahy.Tifrunner.gnm2.J5K5, whole genome shotgun sequence genomic window:
- the LOC140176139 gene encoding uncharacterized protein: MGPFLSSYSNNYILVAVDYVSKWVEAAPLDTNDVKVVMSFLKKYIFIRFDVPRNLISDGGSHFCNKQLDALQTSGKVEVSNREFKRILEKIMGAPRKDWAKKIDDALWAYRTAFKTPIEISPDQLVYGKAYHLLVELEHRALVRETGSACFAQIDCRK; this comes from the exons atgggaccattccttTCTTCTTACTCTAATAATTACATCTTGGTGGCTGTTGACTATGtctctaaatgggtagaagctgcACCTTTGGACACCAATGATGTTAAGGTGGTGATGAGTTTCCTCAAAAAATACATCTTCATTAGGTTTGATGTTCCCCGAAACTTGATCAGTGATGGCGGTAGCCACTTTTGCAATAAACAATTAGATGCACTTCAAACAAGTGGCAAAGTAgaggtctctaatagagaattcaAAAGAATTCTAGAGAAGATTATGGGTGCTCCAAGGAAAGATTGGGCCAAGAAGATTGATGATGCCCTTTGGGCTTACCGCACAGCCTTTAAGACCCCGATTGAGATTTCGCCTGATCAACTTGTCTACGGCAAAGCCTATCACCTACTAGTAGAACTAGAGCATAGAGCTTTGGTGCGAGAAACTGGCTCCGCATGTTTCGCACAGATAgactg ccgtaagtga